One Skermanella pratensis genomic window, GAACGCATCGGAAGTCTCCGGCATCGAGTTCGCCTCGGCCCGGCTGCGCTGAGCGGCCGGCGTCGGGCGGCGGAAAACCTTGAAGATGAACCCTTCATGATACTTTGCATCGCACAGGTTCTGCCGCCCGACCAGTTGGCAGGGATCGTCCGGCAGTTGGAGGACGCGCGCTTCGTCGACGGCGTGCGGACCGCCGGTTGGCACGCGAAGCTGGTCAAGGCCAACGAACAGCTCTCGCCGGCCGACGCGGCCCACGCCGACCTGATCCGCCGCATCAACGCGGCGATCGAGGGGCATCCGCTGTTCCAGATCGCGGCACGGCCCAAGGCGGTCCGGCCGGTCATGGTCAGCCGCTACTCCGCCGGCATGGAGTACGGGACCCATGTGGACGACGCCATGATGGGCGGCATCCGCACCGACATCTCCTTCACGCTGTTCCTCGGCGATCCCGCGACCTATGACGGCGGGGAGCTGGTGATGGAGGGGACCGGCGGCGAGCAGGCGTACAAGCTCGACGCCGGCTCGATGATCCTCTACCCGTCCGGCGCGCTGCACCGGGTCGAGCCGGTCACGCGCGGCGCGCGAATTGCCGCGGTCGGCTGGGCGCAGAGCCTGGTGCGCGATTCCGGGAAGCGGGAGATCCTGTTCGACCTGGACACCGCCCGCCGCGCGATCTTCCGGCAACACGGCAAGACGGCGGAGTTCGACCTGATCTCCAAGAGCACGGCCAACCTGATGCGCCTCTGGGCGGAGGCCTGACCGCCGTCACCCGCCGAGGTGGCCGTATGCCGGTTCGGTGGCGATGCGGGGATCGTCGATCGCGGTGCCGACGGTGAAGTGATAGAGGCTCTGCCACGCCATCGCCTCGCCGTCGATGCCCAGGGTTTCGTGGACCGAGTCGTCGAAGAAGCAGCCGATCCCGGTGCCCGAGACCCCCGCGGCGCTCGCTTCCAGGTACAGGACCTGGCCGATCAGCCCGGCTTCCCAGAACAGGCGCCGATAGGCCCAGGGGCCCTCCTGGTCCAAGGTCCGCGCGAACTCGGCCACCATGCCGAGGCTGAAGGCGCCCTTGCCGGCGATGGCTTGAAGGCAGCTCAGCTGCGATGCGCGTTTCTCCAGATCGCCTGGCGCGAGCAGGAAGAGCGGCAGGCCACCCGGTTCCGCCACCGGCTGCCAGAGGAAGTCGCCGTCGCATGCCGCTTTCAAGGCCAGAAACGAGTCCGGGTCCCGGACCAGTGCGTAAAGCCCGCGCTCCATTCCCTCGACCCGGTGGACGAACAGGAAGAGCGCGATCCGCGCCGGCCAGGGGAAGCCGCCCCAGGGAACATGCCCCGCGTCGGGCAGGGTTGCGGCGAGCATGGCGCCGAAGGCGTCCCGTGGAAGGATCCTCGAAGCATCCATGCGCATCACGCTGCGCCGGCGCCTGATGATGGCCCCCGCCGGCTCGTCCGACACCGCACCCGACGGTGCTGGACGGGCCGGCGGGGGCTTTGGAGCATCGCCGGCCGGCTTGGCCGTGAAGTGCAGGGCGAGGTCGACCGCCGGCCAGGGATCGTGGTCGGCGCTCAGGCGATTGGCCCGGCCGAACCAGGCTCCACCGGGATGCTCCGGCATCGTCGTGGCGCAAGGCCCGGGATGGACCAAGGCCAGCAGGTCGGGGTGTTCGCGTTCGAACCGGTGGCAGGATTCCTCACGGTGCAGGCCGAGCCAGTCCGCGACCTCGGCATCTCCCGGCTCGGCCAGGACGGTCAGCCGCCAGCCCAGGCAGGCGGCGGCGTAGGCGAACGATCCGATCGCGTGCCCGACATCGTGCTGGCAGTAGCGGAAAGCCCGCTCGCCGTATTTCCAAGCCTCGCGCCAGGCGACCGAGGAAAGCCCGACCATGAATCCGCCGGGCGGCAGCTTAGGCGTAGCGTCGAGCACGCAGCGCTCCTCCAGCGCGTGGGCCGCTGCCGCGTAGTGGTAAAGGGCGGGTGCCTCGCCGATGCCGGGAAGGGGCGGGAGGACGACATACCCTTCGGTCGGATGCAGATTGCCGCTGGACGGATTGTTGCGGACCGCCCACCGAGCGCCGTCCAACGCCTTCCAGGCGCTCAGCCCCAGGGCCAGTTCCAGGAACAGTCCGAGCGATCCGGCGTCGAGGCGCCGAGGCGCCGCGCACTCCCAACGGCCGAACGGTGGCGTCGGCCGATCCAGCCCGAGCGGAAGGTCCAACTGACGGGCGCCGTCGAAGCGGCGGAAAGGGTTCGGCTGCGACTCCCAGTCCAGGAAGGCCGGTCCGAGCGCGTAGCGTTGCGGCGCATGCTTGCTGCGCCGGTGATACCCCCTGATGTCGCGCGGCAGGCTGTCGTCGGGCACGTCGATGGCAGGATCCTCCGTCCGGGGTGAGCCGGGGCCGTCCCGGAATGCGGAATGGCCCCGGCCCGCCGGATCAGCCCGCGTCGGCCAGGGTCGAACGGGCGAGCTGGAGGGCTTCGCCGATCGCCTCGACCTGCTCGCGGGTCAGGTTCACCAGCCGCTCGGTGACAGCCTGCGGCGGGTCCTGGATCAGCACCAGATTCTCGAAGGCCGCGAGGATCTTCAGGGCTTCGGACTGGAGCAGTTCCAGATGCTCGATTCGCTCAAGGGGAGTCCTGTTCATCGTGCCGCTCCGTCATGCTGGGGTCTGGTTCGTTGAGAGATGACGTGATGCCGTCCGCCACGAACTTTAGTCATATTACATTAGGTCTGCGCCACGCTTTTTGACGGCTCTCCTTGCAATTGCCGCCCTGCACCGGGAGAGTGCCCAAAAGCGCGGCAGACGCCGGGCGGGAGACGCAGAGGAGGAGCCGGATGTACCGTCACCTGACCACCCAGGACGAGATCGACCGCGAGTACAATCCCCGACTCATAGTCTCGGACGTCGACCGGGTGGTGGCGGCCTGGACCGATCGGAGTGCCGCGACCCGGGAGGCGTGCCCGAACCGGCTGCGGCGCTCCTTCGGGCCGACGCTGGCGGAATATCTCCATGTCTTTCCCGCCGACGTGCCGAACGCGCCGATCCATGTCTTCGTCCATGGCGGCTACTGGCGGGCGTTCAATGCCGACGATTTCAGCTTCATAGCCGACTCCGGGCGGGGGCGGGGTGTGGCGACCGTGGTGGTCAACTACGACCTCTGCCCGAGGGTCAGGATCCCGGAGATCACCCGGCAGGTCCGCGGCGCGCTGGCCTGGGTCTGGCACAACGCGGCCGAGTTCGGCGGCAACCGGGGCAACATCGTGGTGTCGGGACATTCGGCCGGCGGGCACTTGGTCGGCCGGCTCCTGGCGACCAACTGGGTGCGCGACTACGGGTTGCCGGCCGACTTGATCAAGGGGGCGCTGCCGATCAGCGGGCTGTTCGACCTGGAGCCGCTGCGCTGGTCGTGGCTCCAGCCGACCATCCAGCTTACCGGCGACGACATCCTGAACGAGAGCCCGATCCGCCGCCCGCCGCCGGTGCCGATCCCTGTGCTCGCCGCGGTGGGCGGACTGGAAAGCGCCGAATTCCGCCGGCAGTCGCGGGACTATGCCGACGCGCTGCGGGTCGAGGAGTCGCCGGCCGAGGCCCTGGAGGTGGCGGGACGCAACCACTTCACCATCCTCGACGATCTGGCCGACCCCGACGGGCCGCTGTGGCGGGAGGTGGAGAAGATGCTGAAAGGATCCGCTTGAAGATTCAGCGGGATACCGGCAAAAAACGCCGCTAAGCTGCGGCAACGAAGAAGACCGGACAGGGAGTCCCTTTTTGATGAGATCCGTATCCCGCGGCGTCGCCGCCATCCTTGCGGCAGGCTTCGCCTGTTTTTCGGCGCCCCTTTCCGCCCAGACCGGTGAAGTGAAGGTCGGCATGATCACCACGCTGTCGGGTCCCGGCAGCGGCCTCGGCATCGACGTGCGCGACGGCTTCGCGCTGGCGCTGAAGGACCTGGGCGGCACGCTCGGGGCCTGAAGGCGACGGTGATCGAGGGGGACGACCAGCA contains:
- a CDS encoding Fe2+-dependent dioxygenase yields the protein MILCIAQVLPPDQLAGIVRQLEDARFVDGVRTAGWHAKLVKANEQLSPADAAHADLIRRINAAIEGHPLFQIAARPKAVRPVMVSRYSAGMEYGTHVDDAMMGGIRTDISFTLFLGDPATYDGGELVMEGTGGEQAYKLDAGSMILYPSGALHRVEPVTRGARIAAVGWAQSLVRDSGKREILFDLDTARRAIFRQHGKTAEFDLISKSTANLMRLWAEA
- a CDS encoding alpha/beta hydrolase, giving the protein MYRHLTTQDEIDREYNPRLIVSDVDRVVAAWTDRSAATREACPNRLRRSFGPTLAEYLHVFPADVPNAPIHVFVHGGYWRAFNADDFSFIADSGRGRGVATVVVNYDLCPRVRIPEITRQVRGALAWVWHNAAEFGGNRGNIVVSGHSAGGHLVGRLLATNWVRDYGLPADLIKGALPISGLFDLEPLRWSWLQPTIQLTGDDILNESPIRRPPPVPIPVLAAVGGLESAEFRRQSRDYADALRVEESPAEALEVAGRNHFTILDDLADPDGPLWREVEKMLKGSA
- a CDS encoding SagB/ThcOx family dehydrogenase, yielding MPDDSLPRDIRGYHRRSKHAPQRYALGPAFLDWESQPNPFRRFDGARQLDLPLGLDRPTPPFGRWECAAPRRLDAGSLGLFLELALGLSAWKALDGARWAVRNNPSSGNLHPTEGYVVLPPLPGIGEAPALYHYAAAAHALEERCVLDATPKLPPGGFMVGLSSVAWREAWKYGERAFRYCQHDVGHAIGSFAYAAACLGWRLTVLAEPGDAEVADWLGLHREESCHRFEREHPDLLALVHPGPCATTMPEHPGGAWFGRANRLSADHDPWPAVDLALHFTAKPAGDAPKPPPARPAPSGAVSDEPAGAIIRRRRSVMRMDASRILPRDAFGAMLAATLPDAGHVPWGGFPWPARIALFLFVHRVEGMERGLYALVRDPDSFLALKAACDGDFLWQPVAEPGGLPLFLLAPGDLEKRASQLSCLQAIAGKGAFSLGMVAEFARTLDQEGPWAYRRLFWEAGLIGQVLYLEASAAGVSGTGIGCFFDDSVHETLGIDGEAMAWQSLYHFTVGTAIDDPRIATEPAYGHLGG